In Anopheles bellator chromosome 2, idAnoBellAS_SP24_06.2, whole genome shotgun sequence, the genomic stretch TGCGTGGTTCCAGAATTTGCCTtagaaaagaaattgaaatcgcAATTTTAAAGAGACACAGAAATATAACAGTCgtgtgaaacataaaatcccAAATTCCCTTTCGGACTGAACAAAGTTTGCCGGTCTGCTAGTTTATTATAAGGTTAAAAAAATAAGTATTTACCTCTTTTTCGAGAAAATCCGGAGGAAAATCACTGATACTATCCTGAAACCCTCTGATACTATAAGGTTTGTATAGATTTCCGGAGGAAATCTGATACTATAAGGTTTGTAGGAGTTCCCCGCCGTTTGTTCCTCGTTGCGCTTAATCTAATACAAAGAGAATACATaatcgttaaaaaaaaatttatctaataataaaaaaacaattacatTACCTGTGTTCTTTTGGTTTCACAGAACAGGTTTGGTGGGgtttggttttagttttggttggtttgggtttggttttctgtaggatttttgttttgtgttttgtgcctCTGCCTTTTGTTTAgctttttgattgatttttttgttgttctaagattttttataataaagAGTAACTTTTTTAGAGTTTCAAcagttaatttttctttttttacgaGTTGCAACCTTTTCATTTTAACAAACTGTCTTCGGCAAGCTGCCATTGACACTCCCATTccgtttttaatattttcccaaGCTGCTtcaaaatcttttttttttggataAATGCAGTGTTGTCTAGTGCTATTGGGTTCGCCAATAGCATTTCTATTAATTTAATACACTTAGGGTTAATAGCTTTCATTTTATATGTTGCTGGATGCGGTTGGGGAGGGAGGATTGTCTAGCTCTCGCCTGTCGCGCACGTTGCGACGCTCGGTGCGCGATTGCCGTTTTGCGCGTTTGCTGATGCGACACGTGCGTTTGCCGAAGGACACGCCACTTTGGGCCGGATCAGACAAAAAACATTCGTAAACGTGCGAAATTGCTCACTTGTTGTAATTATTGAACGATAATTATCGTGAAAATGGTTAATGACTTCGCGGGCGACAAGAAAGAACATGTCGTGCCGGAAAGCAACGGACTAATTCCAAGCAACTGTCACTCGGCAGTGCTGCCGGGCAGTCTGGTTtacgttaaaaataaaaaaaaacgacagagacgggaaaaaacaaacgacagaatgaaacaagaaaaaataaaaacctgaAGCAACTTGGTACAGCAAACATTTCTGTAAGGCGGTAAGACATTTCTGTATCGCTTTTTATACGACACggtcatttcgtttttaaatttttgctgccacacgaagcaagtttggcattaataattaatgttATGGCAGTTGTTACGGCAGTTGTGGCTCCGCAgttaccagcaaataaaaacttataTTATTTCTCCACTTGTTGGCAACCTTGGTGCTAACGTCAAAACTTGTCAAAAGGTAGAAACGTCAGAACGAAAATCTGCAAGTGGAGAGAAAGCACGATTTTACGTTTTTCCCGTGTGTGTTGTTCTATTGTGATCGTGATTTTTCCAACCGTTCTTACGGAACGTAAAGGGATTTTCAGTGTTGGGGTTTTCAGCGTCAGCGGCAACAGGtatttcaaattgtttctcaccttgcaccaccaccactaccaccataCCACCTTGCAGCATGTCGGCAAAGCGACGCGGGACGGCAAATAATGGCCAGCCGGGTCCCTCCAGTTCCAGGCGGCCACTCCAGTTCCAGGCGGGTTATAACGACTATCACAGCGACAGCGACTGTGAGGAGTTGAATGCCCTTCCCCTTCCCGCTACCGCTTTTGACTATGAGTTGGTTGACCTTTATAGTCAAATAGAGGAGGTATGCGAACGAAGCCCGATGCCAAGCCCATCGGCAACTTTTGCCCAAATGGTTTGCGTTCTGGAGCAAATGATACCGGGCTTGCCGAGGGACCCACGGGCCGTGCTGAAGATGCCGTGGAACATCACGCTTCAGGATGTCACTGGCCTTCCTATGCCAGCGAGCTTCTGGCAGCGTGATGTGAGTAAGTACACCTCCAAAACTTTATTATCATTAATAACTAACTATATTATATAATAACTATATTATAATGTAACACTATTTAATTACAGAAGAGGCAATAGCACGGCAGACAGCACGACCGTCAACCGTGTTggatttgtttgtggattgGGCACCCTTCAAGCAGTTGGACAACCCAAAGATGCTATCTTGGGTTGTGCTTGGAAGGGTGCGGGATATGGataccgggccaccgggcaaaCCGTTCGGTCTGACGGTATTTTGCGGCAGCCAAGCGCCAACTGCGCAGATGTTGCTTGGTCCGCTCTGCCAGCAGTTGGAGCCCATGACGCACGTCACACCCAGGGCAGTCCTTTCTGACGCCGAGGGACGTGCGCGTGCTAAAGGTAGGTTTCTTAGCGTCGTAcatctatttaaatttaaattaatttattgtttttttaataattacaGAGACAAAACATCATACAGGTTTTCATTCGTGCCACTACTGCACCATCCCGGGGGTAAAAGTTAACGATACTTTTAACTTCTACAGCGAACACTCTTACCCCGCGAGAACCCACGATGAATTTGTGGGTCACCAGTACGACGGCACACATCGTACTGGTGTTCGCACGCAAATGACGCCATTAGCGCTTTTGCGAATTGACATCGTTAAGGACGTGATTGTCGGTGACGACCGTCATTTACTGAACGGtgttgttcaaaattttttcaccatttttacCTCAAATGCCCGAATGATCGTAGGTGACTTCAACAAGTTGGCGAATCTATTGTGCAATGTCCACTTTCCGCATGAAAGGAAAGGCGGTCAATTCGGGAGGACCATTGGCCTTTGGACCCCGTCCATGTGGGGATATCTATTGGACGTGGtaggttttgtggttttgatGCAGGTGCTGTCGCGACAACATTATCAACTTTATTGCAAGTTGCATTGGGCGGTTGCAATTTGCAAGCGCACTCGTAATGAAGTATTGTTGCGATATGCAGAAACTTTGTTTAAGAGGTTCGTCAAGGGTTATAATGAAATTGTCGGGGTTGTACCTTATAACGTGCACTGCTTGTTACATGTTGTGGACGAAGTAAGAGAAAAGGGTCCAATGCCGCGTCAGTCAACCACCCCATTTGAGGAAGAGATAGCCGGGttgagaagaaaaataaatacaaccGACCCTCAACGGGCGGTCAAAATTATAGCAACCTCCCTGATGCTTCGGGAGGAAGCGCGTCGTCACCTCCCTTTAAAACGTCCCTACCCTACGGTTACGAATGAAGGCCGTAGGGTTAAAATAAGGGATAAGTTGTTGCTGAGGAATGAGACCATCTCAGCAAGCGATGCCGATAGTTGGTTTTTGGCAAAGACCGATGTTGGTGTTGAGGTCGTCAAATTTGAAGTAGCATTGGCATCGGGAAAGGACTTTGTCGTCTTAGGACGACCTTTGGACGAAGCAACGACTAAGTCGTTCGTACACCCGATACAATTCACCAATTACATTCCTGCTACGTTGAACTTTTTCAGCGCACAGAATAAACGAAATTTGAAGCCACCACAAAGATATCATGTGAGCAATATAGTTTGCAAACTTGGTGTAGTAACCCTGCAAAACTACACAGAGTTTGGGCCTCTGTTTGAATCATTCGCAGATTTCGAAGAATGATTCAATCAGAGTGCAAAAACGATCTTTTGTGCTTTATTGAATGTTTGTAATGTCTCGTTGTTTGTGCCAGTTCAGCGTTGCTGTGATGTGTGTACGGTGTGTTGTAGGTTAGTGTAGGTTGTTAGGGGGGTTGGTATTAGTTAGTTAGGGGGGTTAGTTAGCGTTTTTTTACTTCAGCGTGGGTGTGTTGTGGGTTGGTGTAGGGTGGTAGGTAGGTGTCGTGGTGTGGGGGATATGGGGAGGGGGTGTTGGGTGGTGTGGCTTGGTNNNNNNNNNNNNNNNNNNNNNNNNNNNNNNNNNNNNNNNNNNNNNNNNNNNNNNNNNNNNNNNNNNNNNNNNNNNNNNNNNNNNNNNNNNNNNNNNNNNNGAGAACGTATGTTGCAGCCATCACAGCAAAACTGCTCGGTGAATGGCGAcgggagcaacagcagccggtggcgcaGACGTTGGCGGCACCCACCGCACCTGCCGACCGGGAGTGAGGGCAGACAGCACAACAGTGCTCCTTTTTGTTAAATTACAGACGAGGACAAGCCCTAGTCCCCCCTTTCGAAGTAAAACCGGTAACGGTAGTCCCGGAAGGGGTAGGATGGAGAACCAAGTAGGGTTTTAGTGGGTAGGACCTCGGCAGGGAGGTGAGTCCCACACGGCGTGCGTAAATGCATTCCCCTGCttgcaaaatacaaacaaaaaaaaaaggggctgGTAGAAACCGTTTGGAATCATTGACGAAAGAGTGGTTTGGTCGATTCTTTGGAGATGGTATCGGTCTGGCCTAGTTAATTGGATCACTGTCAAAAGGGCGACCCAGAAGGGCCATCGTCGTGAGTGGCACGGTTTAACATATTTTGTCATGTTCGCACGGCGAGTAACATGTATGCTTTACCGAATCATCGCTTCAACGGGTAATCAGTATCAAAAACATGCTCGGTGCCATTCGCGACACATATGAAATGTATAATCTCTCCGCGACCTACATTCGCAGCGCAACATTGTAGTTACCACCGCTGCGCCGGTGAAGGATGTTAACAGCTGAATCAGAgagagatcgatcgatggtttcGATGTTAATTTATCAGACAGAAATTTAATGATTGATTGTTAGTgtggttttgcataaaacgaGCACTTCATGgatcttttcgctttttttcttGTCTTCTCTTGGTATTTCATTTGagaagtttcaaaaattctCGAAAGTTAGGTAAACCTGTGTCTTAAACGAGAATTTCGGTTCACTTCTGCTAAGAATAACTCCACTTTTCCACAATAACATAGTGTATCCATTGCTTGGCGTAGTGATACTAATATAATATTCAATTGTAAAATTCTTAACTAAGGATGACATACAATATTATAAACTGGTGAAGCGCAGAAATCCGAACCAATGAGCGCAAAGTGGAAGActttaaatttttaacaaaattaCAAGACAATCAACCGCTCTCTCAATGTTCTCAATCAATCCTATAAATGTCTTAAGCCACGTAAAATTAGCTTTATAGTGTCTTTGAGAATAGAGGCTTAAACATGACTAATGGGCATGGGAAATTCACAACTGGCCCTTAGACGGCATCTGAAGGTACATTCAATCGTGGTCAGTGCGAATATATGAATATTCGTTTTAAGTATCTGCATAATTGCATTAAGTGCGACTCAAGGAAATTTCTACATCTACATTTTCTACATTTGTCTACATCTGTAATGTTGTATGTTTAGGGTGATAAGCAAGGTGTAACATTTAGAAGCAAACATTCAATCGATTTTACTTGGGAACACAGACCGTTTAGTTTCAATGACCATCGGTTCCAAAAACACTCTACATACcgtaaataaaatgaaaataggaaaatagaATGTTTTGTTATAAATTATCATTCAAACGTAACAACGTAACTTCAGGATTGCTTTTGCTACCTACCAAATACCACAGGTTAATTTGAGGCTACGTAAACTATAATCTGGCTGGACATCACACGAGAACCTTCAATTCAATAAACATCGAGCCTCGTTGCACTACATTGAAAAGGGTTTTACCTTTTTAGTCGTACCAGAAGCTAAGCGTAAACGATTCTTCTCCCCGATGCGCTTGGCCCTTGAGCGAAGACTAGCACACGTAGAGAACAGTAAAAGTTTTAATGACaaaaaaagtttgaaatttTTCGAAGCGCTTCCCTTTGTTCGAGCTTCACAGATTGTTAACCCGCAAACTTACGCTTCGTGTCAGCTGCTACAGCAGGGATCAGGATTTCACAGGTGGACTTTCCAATATTTTTGTAGagttattgaataaaaaaaacttccgTCGCCACTATGAACGTTGATTCGATCTGGATGAAAAGAAACTTTCGTAATTAACCTGACCAGGGTAAAAGGAGGAGAGAAAAGAGGAAACCATTTCTAAACCAAACTTGCTAAATTCATTCAGGCATAGCATTTTATGCATCATTACCGGCGGTGATATGATTTCTTTATGGTGGCCCTAAATGGTACTGAGGtagaaaaaacacattcatCTACATTGTGAAAGAGTTTACAGTGGACAAGATAACGCCGTGCTGATAAACATTCATTAGATTGTAATGTAACGACTGCGATATGAGCTGTCACAAGGGAGGTTATTTTAAGCCTAGATAATATCGCCGAACGTAATAGTTATACATAGCACAAGCTGTTGCCACCTTTACCTTCACACATTACACCTCAACGGTTTCACGGATTCTCTTTATAATCCACACAAATAGCGAAAAACCCTCATTGTAACATCGTAAGCAATATtcttgcaaaaataaaaactcgatTCTCACTTGTAGTTTTTCATCCAACAAATTTGCAAAAACTGGATcgggaaaaataaacaaatgaatttGGATTTTTATGTAACTTTCTCTATGCTTACCTTTGTgaacacaaaattaaattgcagtcgatggaaaaaaatattatcgTCCAATATTTTTCGGAATGAGCTTTTCCTCATTCAACTTGCCGATTCCATTAAAGTAAAAATCTGTCATTTCTAAAGTGAATCAAACAGCTTTCAACCTTATGATCAAACCTATTCCTTTCCTTGCACAGACACTTCAATAGACTGATCAAAATATGTAATTGACAGTAGAATTTTATTTGctatttatgaattttattttattgccgcCTACTGTTAAAGCTCTTGTATTGCAGTAAAATCTTTTTCATTGCCCTAATAATTGATGCATGTAGATATTGCTTCCGGTGCAGTGTTAGTGCGAATGCGCTTAAAAGAAACGCATCACGTTCGACgtgaaattataattaaaatgcatTAGAAATCATAACGTTTCGACAACCGCGTCACTTGGTACTTCTAGTAAGATACTCTTCGGCCACGTTGGCCCAACGTTCTTGAATATCTTTGTCTGATTCGTTCCACAGTGCCTCGAGCATACTCCAGCCCCGCGTTTGGGTTGACAGAATGTACCGGTTATTAGAGTCGACGGTGGCCGTGTAGAGACCAAGCACAAGGCTCTGACAAAGACGTGCCGCAACCGCCACCTTTAAACGAAACGTTGTAGTATTCACATTCTAAATTTTAGCTGTTCATCAACTCACCCTGAGGACGTCTTTCTCGTGCTGAGGAATATGTCGTATCATACTGTAGCCAGCGATCACCAGCCCGCCAGTGTCTAGATCGTTCGATTCCAGCATCATGTACGTCATGGCAATGGCCAATTCGAAAACGTAGCGCGAATAGCACACGTCGCCGAAATCGATAATGCCCGTTATTTCGTAGTCCTTGCAATCCGTTGCTTTCTTGTTAACTATGATGTTGTGTTCATTGAAATCCCCGTAGATCACGCCCTGTTGAAATTCGTTCAGATTCGGAATGATTCGTTTTCGAAATGCTGCCAACACCTGTTCGATGATATCCTTGTGGTGCTCGTCCTTGACAACGTAGATGAAATCGTGGAGCTTCGGGAAGCTCTCCAACATCCATATTGACTGCCGGTTGAGGATCTTTGTTTTATCCACACCCTGTAAAAGGTTCAAGATTAGAATTAAGTCTCTGTTTGaatcaaataaacataaaGTGGATAGTGGTGGTGTGTTTGATGCGTTTAGTCAGTTCTTTTAAAAACGAATATCAACGCCAATGGCATTGAGTACTCACCTTGAGGGCCGAATCGATTCTCGCTATAAACTGTCCAGCCTGATAGAACATCTCATCCGGATGCGGTACTCCGTGGAATATTTTGCCCGGAATATACTCCAACAAACGAACGATGTGTTCCGAACTGCCCAGCTTTTCGACCGAGTGATATTTGCCGTGAATGTTCTGCATCGGCACCGGACATTTGATCTCACGCTTTCTGAGATGCATCATGATTTCATTCTGCGCCTCAAAGAACGATTCGTCGCGGGAATCGAGTGAATTTGCTATTTTCATCACGTAACCGCTGGCGTTGATTGATTTCAATATCGGGTTCTTGACATAACTGATTGAAATAGGTCGAGGGGACAAAAGAAAGAATGCCGTGAAaccaaaaataatcaaataaaaaaagcgGCGCACGCTGCTGAAACCAATTATCTGTAAACTGACAATCGAATTACCGCACCgagaccccccccccccacccccgtgGCCGACACCTTCGGCGACACCGCGCCAATGTCAACCCGCTGCTGTCCCGCAAGCACCGACGTGACAGCCGCGAGAAATTTACAAATTGTAATCACGTGCTCTGCCGCAGGCACTGGTTGCGCCATTTTATTGGGCGCTATATTTTATACAGGCCCACGCGAACCATCGCGGATGGTCCAAATTTTTTTGTCTATGATAACAAGGGTTGATTTAGCGCGAACCAGCGTATCGTTGAAACTTACCTGTCGGCCTGGATCATGAAGTTACGATCATCGTAGGATTCCAGCTCGCAACTTTCCAGCACAATAATTCCGTACAGTCGCTCGGCCAGCTTGCGGACTTCGTCCTCAGTGACGGTGGGCCTTATTTGCGATCCCGGTTTCAACGTGTCCGTATTTGGGGTTTCTATTTCGTTCTCGGTAGCACCCTCTGTTTCATGAATTTCAGATAAACCACCGTCACCATCTTCGGGACGCGGATCCTCCGTGGAGCTCCGTTTGATTGCTTTCATCTCCATGGTAGCTCGCA encodes the following:
- the LOC131207552 gene encoding uncharacterized protein LOC131207552, yielding MVCVLEQMIPGLPRDPRAVLKMPWNITLQDVTGLPMPASFWQRDVKEAIARQTARPSTVLDLFVDWAPFKQLDNPKMLSWVVLGRVRDMDTGPPGKPFGLTVFCGSQAPTAQMLLGPLCQQLEPMTHVTPRAVLSDAEGRARAKETKHHTGFHSCHYCTIPGVKVNDTFNFYSEHSYPARTHDEFVGHQYDGTHRTGVRTQMTPLALLRIDIVKDVIVGDDRHLLNGVVQNFFTIFTSNARMIRNIVVTTAAPVKDVNS
- the LOC131211626 gene encoding hydroxylysine kinase, with product MEMKAIKRSSTEDPRPEDGDGGLSEIHETEGATENEIETPNTDTLKPGSQIRPTVTEDEVRKLAERLYGIIVLESCELESYDDRNFMIQADSYVKNPILKSINASGYVMKIANSLDSRDESFFEAQNEIMMHLRKREIKCPVPMQNIHGKYHSVEKLGSSEHIVRLLEYIPGKIFHGVPHPDEMFYQAGQFIARIDSALKGVDKTKILNRQSIWMLESFPKLHDFIYVVKDEHHKDIIEQVLAAFRKRIIPNLNEFQQGVIYGDFNEHNIIVNKKATDCKDYEITGIIDFGDVCYSRYVFELAIAMTYMMLESNDLDTGGLVIAGYSMIRHIPQHEKDVLRVAVAARLCQSLVLGLYTATVDSNNRYILSTQTRGWSMLEALWNESDKDIQERWANVAEEYLTRSTK